One stretch of Brevibacillus laterosporus DNA includes these proteins:
- the hisA gene encoding 1-(5-phosphoribosyl)-5-[(5-phosphoribosylamino)methylideneamino]imidazole-4-carboxamide isomerase: MNFTIYPAIDIRGGKCVRLFQGDYNQETVYGDSPVDIARMWSSAGASWLHVVDLDGAKEGTPVHLDLIGELAKTVSVPIQIGGGIRTLQDIEAYVERGIARIILGTAAMEDSFFTEEALRRYGAQIAIGLDCRDGYVATRGWLNTTEMKATELAKQLVEFGAELFIYTDIARDGTLTGPNIEEIVQIAVTTGKKVIASGGVSHLDDLLALAKQRKSGVEGAIVGKALYTEAISLTDAFIKIGEAEQTC, from the coding sequence ATGAATTTTACTATCTATCCTGCTATTGATATTCGTGGAGGAAAATGTGTTCGTTTATTCCAAGGGGATTACAATCAAGAGACAGTATACGGGGATTCGCCAGTTGATATTGCACGAATGTGGTCGAGTGCAGGAGCATCTTGGTTGCATGTGGTAGATCTAGATGGAGCAAAAGAAGGCACCCCTGTACATCTTGATTTAATTGGAGAACTGGCTAAAACGGTATCTGTGCCTATCCAAATAGGTGGCGGTATTCGTACCCTACAGGATATCGAAGCGTATGTGGAGCGTGGGATAGCGAGGATTATCCTAGGGACAGCGGCAATGGAGGACTCTTTCTTTACAGAGGAGGCATTACGTCGCTATGGGGCTCAAATTGCTATTGGTCTGGATTGCCGTGATGGGTATGTCGCAACTAGAGGGTGGTTAAACACAACGGAAATGAAGGCAACAGAATTAGCCAAGCAATTGGTAGAGTTTGGCGCTGAATTGTTCATTTATACAGATATTGCACGTGATGGAACATTAACAGGTCCTAATATAGAAGAGATTGTCCAAATAGCAGTGACTACTGGCAAAAAAGTTATAGCTTCAGGAGGAGTTAGTCATTTAGATGATTTGCTTGCGTTGGCAAAACAGAGAAAGAGTGGTGTGGAGGGAGCTATTGTTGGAAAGGCTCTTTACACGGAAGCTATTTCCCTCACCGATGCTTTCATTAAAATTGGGGAGGCCGAGCAAACATGTTAA
- a CDS encoding acyltransferase gives MRNTKRYPVAGGVNPLWHMYKTVSFWKVCRNFSVIQLARYCPFVFVKNWMYRTFLGIKVGDQSAVALMVMMDIMFPELITIGRNCVIGYNTTILAHEYLVDEYRLGEVIIGDRVLIGANTTILPGVVIGDNAVIAAGSVVHRDVPAGAFVGGNPLQTIRE, from the coding sequence ATGCGTAACACTAAGCGATATCCCGTAGCGGGAGGAGTAAATCCGTTATGGCATATGTATAAAACCGTGAGTTTTTGGAAAGTGTGCAGAAACTTTTCTGTTATCCAACTGGCGCGTTATTGTCCGTTTGTATTTGTGAAGAATTGGATGTACCGTACCTTTCTTGGCATAAAAGTAGGCGATCAATCTGCTGTAGCATTGATGGTCATGATGGATATTATGTTTCCTGAACTAATTACGATTGGACGCAATTGTGTAATTGGCTATAATACTACAATTTTAGCCCATGAATATTTAGTTGATGAATATCGACTAGGGGAAGTTATCATTGGTGACCGTGTATTAATTGGTGCAAACACTACAATTTTACCGGGGGTAGTTATTGGTGATAATGCAGTGATTGCAGCAGGTAGTGTTGTTCACCGTGATGTGCCAGCAGGAGCATTTGTTGGTGGAAATCCGCTACAAACCATTCGAGAGTGA
- a CDS encoding ATP phosphoribosyltransferase translates to MRGAESLQKLTIAMPKGRIFEESLVFLREAGVVIEENSKDSRKLIIPVPHFQMEFILAKPADVPTYVEYGVADVGVVGKDVLLEEDRDVYELLDLEIGRCRMVVAGLAEYQPAVHPRVATKYPAIASRYFRKQGQQVEVIKLNGSVELAPLIGLAERIVDIVSTGQTLRENGLVELEHICDITTRLIANRSSYRMKSEAVDNIAQKFMQVIPKTGVPG, encoded by the coding sequence TTGAGGGGGGCAGAATCATTGCAAAAATTAACAATAGCGATGCCGAAAGGTCGCATATTTGAAGAGTCATTAGTCTTTTTACGAGAAGCAGGAGTCGTGATCGAAGAAAATTCGAAAGATTCCCGCAAGTTAATTATCCCTGTGCCTCATTTTCAGATGGAATTTATTTTAGCAAAACCAGCAGATGTACCGACTTATGTGGAGTATGGTGTAGCAGATGTTGGCGTGGTAGGAAAAGACGTTTTATTAGAAGAAGATAGGGACGTTTATGAATTGCTTGATCTTGAGATTGGAAGATGTCGTATGGTGGTCGCTGGTTTAGCTGAATATCAGCCAGCAGTTCATCCAAGAGTAGCTACAAAGTATCCAGCGATCGCATCTCGCTATTTTCGAAAGCAAGGCCAACAGGTCGAAGTCATTAAGTTAAATGGTTCCGTAGAATTGGCTCCCTTGATCGGATTGGCAGAACGAATTGTTGATATTGTCTCTACTGGTCAGACGTTGCGAGAGAATGGTCTCGTGGAGCTTGAACATATATGCGATATTACCACGAGATTAATCGCCAACCGTTCTAGTTATCGGATGAAAAGTGAAGCGGTAGACAACATTGCCCAAAAATTTATGCAGGTGATTCCAAAAACAGGAGTACCAGGATGA
- a CDS encoding ATP phosphoribosyltransferase regulatory subunit has protein sequence MATPLVFEKPLGMRDVLPELLQKQRGIERILRQCISRWGYDEIATPSLEYFETVGAASATLTDHMFKLLDKQGHTVILRPELTAPIARVVSSLYKHVPYPIRLFYQANVFRAQEKEAGRHAEFYQTGVELIGEASVDADAEVIALAISCLQAAGVPAFKITVGHVDVVSGLLEEIVMDKQERLMLGKCLQHRDYVGYRQVVSTLSLNAEEKDRLLHLLQLRGGREMIEEGIQLTHTPKAIAAMQTILHLWDALEAYGVEEHILLDFTLIGHFDYYTGIVFEGYAADLGSPLLSGGRYDRLLERFGRPSAATGFALEIDRLLQVANIVTPSKQKRYVILYEQHNREEALRYAQEKRNEQYIVITARWSVEVECAFVNCQQNHVVIWGGGTA, from the coding sequence ATGGCTACACCTTTGGTTTTTGAAAAACCATTGGGCATGCGAGATGTATTGCCCGAGCTGTTGCAAAAACAACGTGGAATTGAACGGATTTTGCGCCAATGCATATCTAGGTGGGGCTATGACGAAATTGCCACGCCTTCACTGGAGTACTTTGAAACAGTTGGAGCAGCGAGTGCGACCCTGACCGACCATATGTTTAAGCTGCTGGATAAACAAGGACATACTGTCATTTTACGTCCTGAGCTAACGGCACCTATAGCACGTGTCGTATCTTCCTTGTATAAGCACGTTCCGTATCCCATCCGGTTATTTTATCAAGCCAATGTATTTCGTGCGCAAGAGAAAGAGGCTGGACGCCATGCTGAATTTTATCAAACAGGAGTGGAACTAATTGGGGAGGCTAGTGTAGATGCTGATGCTGAGGTGATCGCTCTAGCAATTTCCTGTTTGCAAGCAGCGGGTGTACCTGCTTTTAAAATAACAGTTGGCCATGTGGATGTGGTATCAGGTTTGTTAGAAGAAATCGTGATGGATAAGCAAGAGAGGCTTATGTTAGGGAAATGTCTACAACATAGAGATTATGTGGGGTATCGTCAAGTTGTGAGTACATTATCTCTCAACGCGGAAGAGAAGGATAGATTGCTCCACTTACTTCAATTACGTGGAGGTAGGGAGATGATTGAGGAAGGAATACAGCTCACCCATACTCCAAAAGCCATAGCAGCTATGCAAACCATCTTACATTTGTGGGATGCGTTGGAAGCTTATGGTGTGGAAGAGCATATCTTGTTGGATTTTACTCTTATTGGCCACTTTGATTACTATACAGGCATTGTTTTTGAAGGGTATGCAGCAGACCTGGGATCGCCTTTATTAAGTGGGGGGCGATATGATCGGTTGTTAGAGAGATTTGGACGACCGTCAGCTGCAACAGGGTTTGCACTCGAGATTGATCGTCTATTACAGGTAGCTAACATAGTAACTCCGTCTAAACAAAAACGATATGTGATTTTATATGAGCAACATAATCGAGAAGAGGCTCTTCGATATGCGCAGGAAAAACGCAATGAACAATATATCGTTATTACAGCTAGATGGTCAGTAGAGGTAGAGTGTGCTTTTGTAAATTGCCAACAAAATCATGTTGTCATCTGGGGAGGTGGGACAGCTTGA
- the hisF gene encoding imidazole glycerol phosphate synthase subunit HisF — translation MLTKRIIPCLDVKEGRVVKGVQFVGLRDAGDPVELATKYCQEGADELVFLDISASHEGRETMVDVIERTATHITIPFTVGGGITSIEDMKRILRAGADKISLNTAAVLHPKLIQEGASFFGSQCIVVAIDAKRTGPSTWEVFTHGGRKRTGLDVLEWAKEVERLGAGELLLTSMDDDGEKKGFGLELTKVVSASVGIPVIASGGAGHVDHFFDVLTVGKADAALAASIFHYEETSITTVKNILTSKGVPMRYERKATMGEVAL, via the coding sequence ATGTTAACCAAGAGAATCATTCCTTGTCTGGATGTTAAAGAGGGGCGTGTGGTGAAAGGTGTTCAGTTTGTAGGCTTACGCGATGCAGGAGATCCCGTTGAACTTGCAACAAAATACTGTCAGGAGGGTGCCGATGAGCTGGTGTTTCTAGATATATCTGCCTCTCATGAAGGTCGCGAAACGATGGTAGATGTTATTGAACGAACAGCTACCCATATTACAATTCCGTTTACAGTGGGTGGTGGCATTACTTCTATAGAAGATATGAAGCGAATTTTGCGTGCTGGTGCTGATAAGATATCGTTAAATACGGCTGCTGTGTTACATCCAAAACTAATTCAAGAAGGAGCCTCATTTTTTGGAAGTCAATGTATAGTCGTAGCTATTGACGCGAAACGTACGGGACCTAGCACTTGGGAGGTATTTACACATGGCGGACGAAAGAGAACAGGTCTGGATGTCCTGGAGTGGGCAAAAGAAGTGGAACGATTAGGCGCTGGTGAGTTATTGCTTACTTCCATGGATGATGATGGTGAAAAGAAGGGCTTTGGACTTGAGTTAACAAAAGTAGTTTCTGCATCTGTAGGAATTCCAGTGATTGCATCTGGTGGTGCAGGACATGTAGATCATTTTTTTGATGTACTAACAGTTGGGAAGGCAGATGCAGCACTCGCAGCTTCTATCTTTCATTATGAGGAAACATCCATTACCACCGTTAAAAATATTTTGACGAGCAAAGGGGTGCCTATGCGTTATGAAAGAAAAGCTACTATGGGAGAAGTTGCGCTTTGA
- the hisD gene encoding histidinol dehydrogenase, giving the protein MLTITNAHELKMKRSIDSGTNEQQCAVREILQAVKEFGDEAVRACTQKFDGVVVDELRVTEAEYVTAKALVSQEVQEALREAAENIRAYHQHQARTSWFTTKESGTMLGQMIRPLHSVGLYVPGGSASYPSSVLMNAIPAQIAGVERIVMVTPPDREGNIAPAVVVAAEIAGVTEIYKVGGAQAIGALTYGTKTIPSVDKIVGPGNIYVALAKREVFGVVSIDMIAGPSEIVVLADETAPPSYIAADLLSQAEHDPLASAILVTTSQKIAEEVAFELERQVASLPRKKIAEASLLSYGAICVVNDLEEGFAVVNRLAPEHLELLVEDAFSHLGKVKNAGAVFLGSYSSEPVGDYFAGTNHVLPTNGTARFSSPLSVDDFIKKMSVISYSKADLMEHGEKIVRLAEAEGLTAHARAIQVRLASDNDKS; this is encoded by the coding sequence ATGCTAACGATCACAAATGCTCACGAACTAAAAATGAAACGCAGTATCGACAGTGGCACAAATGAACAGCAATGTGCAGTACGGGAGATTTTACAAGCGGTTAAAGAGTTTGGAGATGAAGCTGTTCGTGCATGTACGCAAAAGTTTGATGGGGTAGTAGTAGATGAGCTTCGAGTAACAGAAGCAGAGTATGTAACCGCAAAGGCTTTAGTCTCACAGGAAGTTCAGGAAGCCTTGCGAGAAGCAGCCGAGAATATTCGTGCATACCATCAGCATCAGGCTCGTACGTCTTGGTTTACCACAAAGGAGTCAGGAACCATGTTAGGTCAAATGATACGTCCTTTGCACAGCGTAGGGCTTTATGTTCCGGGTGGTTCAGCTTCCTATCCTTCCTCTGTCCTAATGAATGCCATTCCGGCCCAAATCGCAGGGGTTGAGAGAATTGTTATGGTCACACCGCCGGATCGAGAAGGGAATATCGCTCCAGCCGTAGTAGTAGCTGCCGAGATCGCAGGTGTGACGGAGATTTATAAAGTTGGAGGAGCACAAGCAATCGGGGCGCTTACGTATGGAACCAAGACCATTCCTTCCGTAGATAAGATTGTGGGGCCGGGTAATATCTATGTAGCGTTAGCCAAACGTGAAGTTTTTGGAGTGGTGAGTATTGATATGATAGCAGGTCCTAGTGAGATTGTAGTGTTAGCAGATGAAACAGCTCCACCCAGCTACATTGCAGCTGATCTTTTGTCACAAGCGGAACATGATCCACTAGCATCAGCTATCTTGGTCACAACATCTCAAAAAATAGCTGAGGAAGTAGCTTTTGAATTGGAGCGGCAAGTAGCGAGCTTGCCACGAAAAAAGATTGCTGAAGCCTCCCTACTCTCTTATGGAGCTATCTGTGTGGTAAATGATCTGGAAGAAGGTTTTGCAGTAGTCAATCGTTTAGCTCCTGAGCACTTGGAGTTACTTGTGGAAGACGCCTTTAGCCATTTAGGAAAAGTAAAAAATGCAGGAGCTGTTTTTTTAGGTAGCTACAGCTCCGAGCCTGTAGGAGATTATTTTGCGGGAACCAATCATGTCTTACCGACAAATGGAACGGCACGTTTCTCCTCGCCTTTGTCTGTGGATGATTTTATCAAAAAGATGAGCGTTATCTCATATAGTAAGGCTGATTTAATGGAGCATGGAGAAAAAATTGTGAGGTTGGCAGAGGCAGAGGGGTTAACGGCGCATGCCAGAGCCATCCAAGTAAGACTAGCTAGTGATAATGATAAATCCTGA
- the hisB gene encoding imidazoleglycerol-phosphate dehydratase HisB → MNRTASIKRKTNETNVSLQFVVDGDGESKLNTGVPFLSHMLDLFTRHGHFQLQVEAVGDIEIDYHHTVEDIGICLGQAVRKALGDKKGIKRYGNAFVPMDDALAQVVIDVSNRPHLEYRATYPSQQVGQFPTELVHEFLWKFALESRMNVHVILHYGQNTHHMIEGIFKAFGRALDEATQLDPRVKGVPSTKGML, encoded by the coding sequence ATGAATCGAACAGCATCTATAAAGCGCAAAACCAACGAGACAAATGTATCTTTGCAATTTGTAGTAGACGGAGATGGAGAGAGCAAGCTGAACACAGGCGTTCCTTTTTTGTCCCATATGCTTGATTTATTTACACGCCATGGCCATTTTCAATTACAGGTGGAAGCGGTAGGAGACATCGAGATTGATTACCATCATACGGTTGAGGATATCGGGATTTGTTTGGGGCAAGCCGTCCGTAAAGCGCTGGGTGATAAAAAGGGGATAAAACGATATGGGAATGCATTTGTTCCCATGGATGATGCTTTGGCTCAAGTGGTGATTGATGTAAGTAATCGGCCACACTTGGAATACCGGGCCACTTATCCTTCTCAACAAGTCGGACAATTTCCTACTGAATTGGTTCATGAATTTTTGTGGAAATTTGCACTAGAATCACGGATGAACGTGCATGTCATTTTGCATTATGGCCAAAATACCCATCACATGATTGAAGGGATCTTTAAAGCATTTGGACGTGCGCTTGATGAAGCTACACAACTTGACCCACGAGTAAAAGGAGTCCCCTCTACGAAAGGAATGCTGTAG
- the hisH gene encoding imidazole glycerol phosphate synthase subunit HisH produces the protein MIGIIDYGMGNLFSLRKALERLGYAHEIVSQPERLNNYSGLLLPGVGAFGDAMKYIRATNLDQGIREYVRTDRPLLGICLGMQLLFSESEENGVHKGLDILPGRVVRFQGDFKIPHMGWNELSLSNHHPLIEGLMEGEYAYFVHSYYVQVQNHNHLLATTDYHHDVAAIVSSGKIAGMQFHPEKSGLTGIRLLANFVKQCEGVLQ, from the coding sequence ATGATTGGAATTATTGACTATGGGATGGGTAACTTGTTTAGTTTACGCAAAGCCTTGGAACGTTTAGGGTACGCACATGAGATCGTCAGTCAACCAGAACGGTTAAATAACTATAGTGGATTGTTATTACCAGGTGTGGGTGCTTTTGGAGATGCCATGAAATATATAAGGGCAACAAATCTAGATCAAGGGATCCGAGAATACGTACGGACAGATCGCCCGCTATTGGGGATATGTTTAGGTATGCAACTTTTATTTAGTGAGAGTGAAGAGAATGGGGTGCATAAAGGCTTAGATATACTACCAGGTCGGGTCGTTCGGTTTCAAGGAGATTTTAAAATCCCTCATATGGGGTGGAATGAACTTTCTCTAAGTAATCATCATCCTTTAATAGAGGGTTTAATGGAAGGGGAATATGCATATTTCGTGCACTCCTATTATGTACAGGTACAAAATCATAATCATTTGCTAGCTACTACAGACTACCATCATGATGTAGCAGCGATCGTTTCGTCTGGAAAAATTGCCGGCATGCAGTTTCATCCGGAGAAGAGCGGGTTAACAGGCATTCGCTTACTAGCTAATTTCGTAAAGCAATGCGAGGGGGTTCTGCAATGA
- a CDS encoding HPr kinase/phosphorylase yields MQMVNVSHLVEHFQLKIVSGEQGLSRPISVTDLSRPGLQLAGYKSHYPGERIQILGMTEMEFLHTLPKEAIVDRLSFLMSEETPCLCVARNLELPQEVLDVSNHRGVPVIQSPLPTTSLVSKLTNYLEDRLAPTATIHGVLTDVYGVGVFILGASGIGKSETALELVKRGHRLVADDAVEIRQTQEGHLTGMAPDLIQHLLEIRGVGIINVMTMFGAGAVRNTKNIDMVVKLELWDQHKHYERLGLDEEKMKVMDTDVPVITVPVRPGRNLAVIIEVAAMNYRLKRMGYNAAVHFSKRLTDTIEDHDSFI; encoded by the coding sequence ATGCAAATGGTTAATGTCAGTCATCTTGTCGAACATTTTCAACTAAAAATAGTAAGTGGTGAGCAAGGGTTAAGTCGCCCGATTAGCGTTACTGATTTAAGTCGTCCTGGATTACAGCTAGCGGGTTATAAATCCCATTATCCTGGGGAACGCATCCAAATTCTTGGAATGACAGAGATGGAATTTTTACATACATTGCCTAAAGAAGCCATAGTTGATAGACTCAGCTTCTTGATGAGTGAGGAGACGCCTTGCTTATGTGTAGCACGTAATCTGGAGCTACCCCAAGAGGTTTTAGATGTGTCTAATCACAGAGGGGTACCTGTGATTCAGTCTCCTCTTCCAACGACGAGTTTGGTAAGTAAACTAACCAATTATTTAGAAGATCGCCTTGCTCCAACTGCTACTATTCATGGGGTTCTTACGGATGTGTATGGAGTGGGTGTTTTTATTCTGGGTGCAAGTGGAATTGGAAAAAGTGAGACAGCCCTAGAGCTGGTTAAGCGTGGACATCGTCTCGTAGCCGATGATGCTGTAGAGATTCGTCAAACACAAGAAGGTCATTTAACAGGAATGGCACCTGATTTAATTCAACATCTACTGGAAATCCGTGGAGTAGGTATTATCAATGTTATGACGATGTTCGGTGCGGGAGCTGTGCGTAATACGAAGAACATTGATATGGTAGTAAAGCTGGAGCTATGGGATCAGCATAAGCACTATGAGCGTCTGGGTCTAGACGAAGAAAAAATGAAAGTAATGGATACAGATGTGCCAGTTATTACCGTCCCTGTGCGTCCGGGCCGAAATTTAGCTGTTATCATCGAGGTAGCAGCGATGAACTATCGCTTGAAGCGTATGGGCTACAATGCGGCCGTACATTTCTCGAAGCGTTTGACGGATACAATTGAAGATCATGATTCATTTATCTAA
- a CDS encoding bifunctional phosphoribosyl-AMP cyclohydrolase/phosphoribosyl-ATP diphosphatase HisIE produces the protein MKEKLLWEKLRFDDQGLLSVIIQDATTKEVLTLAYMNKEALERTYETNETWLWSRSRQELWNKGATSGNRQKVASISYDCDGDALLLKVLPAGPACHTGSYSCFSQDGEVGDIFESRESNQYLILKELEVLIATREKEKPVGAYTTYLFEKGIDKILKKVGEEAAEVIIAAKNRNQDELRYETADLLYHLLVLLREQNLSFEQVLVELQHRAK, from the coding sequence ATGAAAGAAAAGCTACTATGGGAGAAGTTGCGCTTTGATGATCAAGGTTTATTGTCCGTTATTATTCAAGACGCTACAACGAAAGAAGTTCTTACTCTTGCTTACATGAATAAGGAAGCTTTAGAAAGAACTTATGAAACTAACGAAACGTGGCTATGGAGTCGCTCAAGACAAGAGTTATGGAATAAAGGAGCAACATCGGGTAACCGGCAAAAGGTTGCTTCCATTTCCTATGATTGTGATGGAGATGCACTGTTGTTGAAGGTTTTGCCTGCTGGTCCAGCTTGTCATACCGGGAGTTATTCCTGTTTTTCACAAGATGGAGAAGTAGGTGATATTTTTGAAAGCAGAGAGAGTAATCAATACCTCATTCTTAAAGAGTTGGAAGTGTTAATTGCTACTCGGGAAAAAGAAAAGCCAGTGGGAGCCTATACTACGTATCTTTTTGAAAAGGGAATAGACAAGATTTTAAAAAAAGTAGGGGAAGAAGCAGCAGAAGTTATAATAGCAGCCAAAAATCGTAATCAAGACGAATTACGCTATGAGACGGCTGATCTACTCTATCATCTACTTGTGCTCTTACGTGAGCAAAATCTTTCGTTTGAACAGGTGTTAGTAGAATTACAGCATCGTGCAAAATAA